One window of the Ideonella sp. WA131b genome contains the following:
- a CDS encoding alpha/beta fold hydrolase, whose amino-acid sequence MASGLFPGFAADTRAPAGVPLFLRRGGRGPALLLLHGHPQTHAMWHRVAPALAARFTLVIPDLRGYGRSARVAAADGGSAPAAYARRVQAAELHALMQSLGHARYGVLAHDRGARTAHRLALDQPQAVQRLMLLDVAPTLAMYGHASDAFARAYWHWFFLIQPPPLPERLIEADPVAYLRDVMGRRHAGLAAFDAAAWTDYAAGIRRPGSAQAICDDYRAAAGIDLEHDRASLEQGQLLTPRLAVRWAEHGAVGACFDVRALWRRALADPARLDARAMPCGHYIAEEQPEALIADGLDFFQSLES is encoded by the coding sequence ATGGCATCCGGCCTGTTCCCCGGGTTCGCCGCCGACACGCGCGCGCCTGCCGGTGTGCCGCTGTTCCTGCGCCGCGGCGGGCGCGGCCCGGCGCTGCTCTTGCTGCACGGCCATCCGCAGACGCACGCGATGTGGCACCGCGTGGCACCGGCGCTGGCCGCGCGCTTCACGCTCGTGATCCCAGACCTGCGCGGTTACGGCCGCAGCGCCCGCGTGGCCGCGGCCGATGGTGGCAGCGCGCCCGCGGCCTACGCGCGGCGCGTGCAGGCGGCGGAGCTGCATGCGCTGATGCAGTCCCTGGGCCACGCCCGTTACGGCGTGCTGGCCCACGACCGCGGCGCACGCACGGCGCACCGCCTGGCCCTGGACCAGCCGCAGGCGGTGCAGCGCCTGATGCTGCTGGACGTCGCCCCCACCCTGGCGATGTACGGGCACGCCAGCGACGCCTTCGCGCGCGCCTACTGGCACTGGTTCTTCCTGATCCAGCCACCGCCTTTGCCCGAGCGCCTGATCGAGGCCGATCCGGTGGCCTACCTGCGCGACGTGATGGGCCGCCGCCACGCCGGCCTGGCCGCCTTCGACGCCGCGGCCTGGACCGACTACGCCGCCGGCATCCGACGGCCGGGCAGCGCGCAGGCGATATGCGACGACTACCGCGCCGCCGCCGGCATCGACCTGGAACATGACCGCGCCAGCCTCGAGCAGGGCCAGCTGCTCACCCCGAGGCTGGCCGTGCGCTGGGCCGAACACGGTGCCGTGGGGGCCTGTTTCGACGTGCGCGCGCTGTGGCGCAGGGCCCTGGCCGACCCCGCCCGGCTGGACGCCCGCGCCATGCCCTGCGGCCACTACATCGCCGAAGAGCAGCCTGAGGCGCTGATCGCCGACGGCCTCGACTTTTTTCAATCGCTGGAGAGCTGA
- a CDS encoding tartrate dehydrogenase produces the protein MQTRPHRIAVLAGDGIGNEVMPEGLRVLDVAARRFGIALQVEHFGFANCDYFAKHGQMMPADWKEQLAGFDAIFYGAVGWPATVPDHVSLWGSLLKMRREFDQYVNLRPARLMPGIHSPLVDRAGRPLAPGAIDMWIVRENTEGEYSSVGGRMFEGTEREVVIQETVMSRHGVDRVLRFAFELAASRPRSKLTSATKSNGIAITMPYWDERVKAMAAQYPQVAVDQFHIDILTAHFVQRPQQFDVVVASNLFGDILSDLGPACTGTIGIAPSANLNPTRQWPSLFEPVHGSAPDIAGQGIANPIGQIWSAALMLEFLGHRDAHDAVLHAIEATLADPQAPRTPDLGGHAGTADVGQAIAQAVAGG, from the coding sequence ATGCAAACCCGCCCCCACCGCATCGCCGTGCTTGCCGGCGACGGCATCGGCAACGAGGTCATGCCCGAGGGCCTGCGCGTGCTCGATGTTGCGGCCCGCCGGTTCGGCATCGCGCTGCAGGTCGAGCACTTTGGCTTTGCCAACTGCGACTACTTCGCGAAGCACGGCCAGATGATGCCGGCCGACTGGAAAGAGCAGCTCGCCGGCTTCGACGCCATCTTCTACGGCGCCGTGGGCTGGCCGGCCACCGTGCCCGACCACGTCTCGCTGTGGGGCAGCCTGCTGAAGATGCGGCGCGAGTTCGACCAGTACGTCAACCTGCGCCCGGCACGGCTGATGCCCGGCATCCACTCGCCGCTGGTCGACCGTGCCGGCCGGCCGCTGGCGCCCGGCGCCATCGACATGTGGATCGTGCGCGAGAACACCGAAGGCGAGTACAGCAGCGTCGGGGGCCGCATGTTCGAGGGCACCGAGCGCGAGGTGGTGATCCAGGAGACGGTCATGTCGCGCCATGGCGTGGACCGGGTGCTGAGGTTCGCCTTCGAGCTGGCCGCCTCGCGCCCGCGCAGCAAGCTCACCAGCGCGACCAAGAGCAACGGCATCGCCATCACCATGCCGTACTGGGACGAGCGCGTGAAGGCGATGGCCGCGCAGTACCCGCAGGTGGCTGTCGACCAGTTCCACATCGACATCCTCACCGCGCACTTCGTGCAGCGGCCGCAGCAGTTCGACGTGGTCGTGGCGAGCAACCTCTTCGGCGACATCCTGTCCGACCTCGGCCCGGCCTGCACCGGCACGATAGGCATCGCGCCCTCGGCCAACCTCAACCCCACGCGGCAGTGGCCGAGCCTGTTCGAGCCCGTGCACGGCTCGGCACCCGACATCGCCGGGCAGGGCATCGCCAACCCGATCGGCCAGATCTGGAGCGCGGCGCTGATGCTCGAGTTCCTGGGACACCGCGACGCCCATGACGCGGTGTTGCACGCCATCGAGGCCACGCTGGCCGACCCGCAGGCCCCGCGCACGCCCGACCTCGGCGGCCACGCCGGCACCGCCGACGTCGGGCAGGCCATCGCCCAGGCCGTGGCCGGCGGCTGA
- a CDS encoding peptidylprolyl isomerase, with protein sequence MFDFVRNNTRIVLGALLLLIIPSFVFFGVEGYTQFRDGSNASVARVDGRSITRAEWERAHQRAVDRQRRENPNATGLDTDAARAATLEGLVRERVLDAAGRAMHLAPSDDRLRRLFATDPQFAGIRNPDGSVSREQLAAQGLSSEMFALQLRGDLAAQQVVLGTARTALATPAIADATLNPLLQRREVQVQRFAPAAFRAQVNPSDAEIEAHYNARQADFRAAEQAQIEYLVLDLATLAARQTVGEEELRKFYADNPARFGTPEERRASHVLIKADASASKADKAKARARAEELLAEARKEPKRFAEIARRHSQDEGSAAQGGDLDFFGRGAMVKPFEDAAFRLKPGEISEVFETDFGYHFLTVTAVRGGQSKPFASVRAEIEAELRLQLARAEWAKVSQAFTDIVYEQSDSLQPAADKLKLPKQTATVTRTPAPGASGLLASPKLLDAVFSTESIEGKRNTDAVETGSNQLVAARIVSHSPARVRPLAEVKALVRESLITERSRVLARQAGEARVQALRQNPAESLPGPTAVLSRVDTQGAPDSVLDAVMGADARTLPAIVGVDLQAAGYLVLRVTQVLPREPAAGADAMLRERYAQAWGAAESDAYLASLRSRFKARIEPGVRMQTDTEGSGR encoded by the coding sequence ATGTTCGATTTCGTCCGCAACAACACCCGAATCGTGTTGGGTGCGTTGCTGCTGCTGATCATCCCGTCGTTCGTGTTCTTCGGCGTCGAGGGCTACACGCAGTTCCGCGATGGCAGCAACGCCAGCGTCGCCCGGGTCGACGGCCGCTCGATCACCCGCGCCGAGTGGGAGCGTGCCCACCAGCGTGCCGTTGACCGCCAGCGGCGCGAGAACCCGAACGCCACAGGCCTGGACACCGACGCCGCACGCGCGGCGACGCTGGAGGGCCTGGTGCGCGAGCGTGTGCTGGACGCGGCCGGCCGGGCGATGCACCTGGCGCCGTCCGACGACCGCCTGCGCCGCTTGTTTGCGACCGATCCGCAGTTCGCCGGCATCCGCAATCCCGACGGCAGCGTCAGCCGTGAGCAGCTGGCCGCGCAGGGCCTCAGCTCGGAGATGTTCGCGCTGCAGCTGCGTGGCGACCTCGCGGCCCAGCAGGTGGTGCTCGGCACCGCGCGCACCGCCCTGGCCACGCCGGCCATCGCCGATGCCACGCTCAACCCGCTGCTGCAGCGCCGCGAGGTGCAGGTGCAGCGTTTCGCGCCGGCGGCTTTCCGCGCGCAGGTGAACCCGAGCGATGCCGAGATCGAGGCCCACTACAACGCGCGCCAGGCCGATTTCCGGGCGGCGGAGCAGGCGCAGATCGAGTACCTGGTGCTGGACCTGGCGACCCTGGCTGCCCGCCAGACCGTGGGCGAGGAGGAGCTGCGCAAGTTCTACGCTGACAACCCCGCTCGATTCGGCACGCCCGAGGAGCGCCGTGCCAGCCACGTGCTCATCAAGGCCGATGCCTCGGCCTCGAAGGCCGACAAGGCCAAGGCCCGGGCCCGTGCCGAGGAACTGCTGGCGGAAGCGCGCAAGGAACCGAAGCGTTTTGCCGAGATCGCGCGCCGCCACTCGCAGGACGAAGGCTCGGCCGCGCAGGGCGGCGATCTCGACTTCTTTGGCCGCGGTGCCATGGTCAAGCCCTTCGAGGACGCGGCGTTCCGACTCAAGCCGGGCGAGATCAGCGAGGTCTTCGAGACCGACTTCGGTTACCACTTCCTCACCGTCACGGCCGTGCGCGGCGGCCAGAGCAAGCCCTTCGCCAGCGTGCGGGCGGAGATCGAGGCCGAGCTGCGGCTGCAGCTGGCCCGCGCCGAGTGGGCCAAGGTCTCTCAGGCCTTCACCGACATCGTCTACGAGCAGTCCGACTCGCTGCAGCCGGCGGCCGACAAGCTGAAGCTGCCGAAGCAGACGGCCACCGTCACCCGAACGCCCGCACCGGGCGCGAGCGGGCTTCTGGCGTCGCCCAAGCTGCTGGACGCGGTGTTCTCGACCGAGTCCATCGAGGGCAAACGCAACACCGATGCGGTGGAGACCGGCAGCAACCAGCTGGTGGCGGCGCGCATCGTCAGCCACAGCCCGGCCAGGGTGCGCCCGCTGGCCGAGGTCAAGGCGCTCGTGCGAGAGAGTCTGATCACCGAGCGCAGCCGGGTGCTGGCGCGTCAGGCCGGCGAGGCCCGCGTGCAGGCCTTGCGCCAGAACCCGGCCGAGTCGCTGCCGGGGCCGACCGCGGTGCTCTCGCGCGTGGACACGCAAGGCGCGCCGGACTCGGTGCTGGACGCCGTGATGGGTGCCGATGCGCGCACGCTGCCGGCCATCGTCGGCGTCGACCTCCAGGCCGCCGGTTACCTGGTGCTGCGCGTCACCCAGGTGCTGCCGCGCGAGCCCGCCGCGGGTGCCGACGCGATGCTGCGCGAACGTTACGCGCAGGCCTGGGGGGCGGCCGAGTCCGACGCCTACCTGGCGTCTTTGCGCTCGCGCTTCAAGGCGCGCATCGAGCCCGGTGTGCGCATGCAGACCGACACCGAAGGCAGTGGCCGCTGA
- a CDS encoding integrase arm-type DNA-binding domain-containing protein codes for MLTDKQCKNASCDAGRPRVRLADSGGLYLEVSPSGSKRWFWKYRFDGKEKRLALGAYPDLGLKEARVARDDARKQHQSGADPVLTRQVERLSSRFDANASFEVTAREFHATKKVGWSDHYAKRWMERLEKDIFPWLGKLPLSQIGAPMLLQTLRRVEARGTRELPHSLLEACGQVFRYGVATGRCERSPASDLRGALKPVLTRHVSAIVKPDQVGDLMRAIDGYHGHPVTRAALLLSALLFQRPGNIRQMEWAELDLEAKMWAIPSAKMKRTKLEKINGRPHLVPLATQAVDALKDLMPLTGRGRYVFPSLISAKRPMSENTVRVALRRLGFDNETMTPHGFRAMARTVMVERLNVAPDVIEAQLAHGKSGPLGAAYDRAEFIEQRRDMMKAWADYLDELRRRHSAERSAQAA; via the coding sequence ATGCTCACCGACAAGCAGTGCAAGAACGCGAGTTGCGACGCGGGTAGGCCCCGCGTGCGCCTGGCCGATTCCGGCGGTCTGTACCTGGAGGTCTCGCCCTCTGGGTCCAAGCGCTGGTTCTGGAAGTACCGCTTCGACGGGAAGGAGAAGCGCCTTGCCCTCGGGGCCTATCCAGATCTGGGTCTGAAGGAGGCCAGGGTCGCACGTGATGATGCGCGCAAGCAACATCAGTCCGGCGCAGATCCGGTGCTCACGCGGCAGGTGGAGCGCCTCAGTTCCCGGTTCGACGCCAACGCCAGCTTCGAGGTGACCGCGCGTGAGTTCCACGCGACCAAGAAGGTCGGCTGGAGCGATCACTACGCCAAGCGCTGGATGGAGCGCCTCGAGAAGGACATCTTCCCCTGGCTGGGCAAGCTTCCGCTCTCCCAGATCGGCGCACCGATGCTGCTGCAGACGCTGCGGCGCGTCGAGGCACGTGGCACGCGCGAACTGCCTCACTCTCTGCTGGAAGCCTGCGGGCAGGTGTTTCGATACGGCGTTGCCACCGGACGTTGTGAGCGCAGCCCCGCTTCGGATCTGCGCGGCGCACTGAAGCCGGTGCTGACCAGACACGTCTCGGCGATCGTCAAACCGGATCAGGTCGGCGACTTGATGCGCGCGATCGACGGCTACCACGGTCACCCCGTTACCCGGGCGGCACTGCTTCTGTCGGCGCTGCTCTTCCAGCGGCCAGGGAACATCCGGCAGATGGAGTGGGCCGAGCTGGATCTCGAGGCAAAGATGTGGGCGATTCCCTCCGCCAAGATGAAGCGGACGAAGCTGGAGAAGATCAACGGAAGGCCGCATCTGGTTCCGCTCGCCACCCAGGCTGTAGACGCTCTGAAGGACCTGATGCCGCTGACCGGCCGAGGGCGATACGTGTTTCCGTCCCTGATCAGTGCCAAGCGGCCGATGAGCGAGAACACGGTCCGCGTTGCCCTGCGCCGGCTAGGCTTCGACAACGAGACGATGACTCCCCATGGATTCCGGGCGATGGCCCGTACCGTGATGGTGGAGCGGCTCAACGTGGCGCCGGACGTGATCGAGGCCCAGTTGGCACATGGGAAGTCCGGCCCGCTGGGCGCTGCCTACGACAGGGCAGAGTTCATCGAGCAGCGGCGCGACATGATGAAGGCCTGGGCGGACTACTTGGACGAACTCAGACGGAGGCACTCAGCAGAGCGTTCAGCGCAAGCCGCATAG
- a CDS encoding HU family DNA-binding protein, whose product MRCDEGRRARHQTCRLQGTRDVNKSELIEHIATQADISKAAASRSLEALIGAVKKTLKKGESVTITGFGTFTAPKRAARTGRNPRTGAAIKIKAAKVPKFRPGKGLRDAL is encoded by the coding sequence CTGCGCTGCGACGAGGGACGTCGCGCCCGCCACCAGACATGCCGCCTACAGGGGACCCGCGACGTGAACAAGAGTGAACTGATCGAACACATCGCCACGCAAGCCGACATCTCCAAGGCCGCGGCGTCGCGGTCACTGGAGGCCCTGATCGGCGCCGTGAAGAAGACGCTCAAGAAGGGGGAGAGCGTCACCATCACCGGCTTCGGCACTTTCACGGCGCCCAAGCGCGCCGCACGCACCGGGCGCAACCCGCGCACCGGCGCGGCGATCAAGATCAAGGCGGCCAAGGTCCCGAAGTTCCGCCCCGGCAAGGGCCTTCGCGACGCGCTCTGA